A segment of the Thiohalospira halophila DSM 15071 genome:
CAGCAGCGCCCAGAGGTCGTGGCGCGCCGCCAGGTCGAGGCCGGCGGTGGGCTCGTCCAGGACCAGCAGTCGGGGTTGGTGGACCAGGGCCCGCGCCAGCATGAGCCGCCGCTTGAGGCCGCCCGAGAGCCCCCAGGCGGTCTGGTGCCGCCGGTCGGCCAGGCCCAGCCGTGCCAGTACCTCGCCGGTGCGTTGGCGCGCCTGGCGCGGGCTCAGTCCGTAGTAGGCGGCCTGGGTCTCCACGATCTCGCCCACCGGCTCGAAGCTGTTGAAGTTGACCTCCTGGGGGACCAGCCCGATGAGCCGCCGCGCGGCAACGGGCTGGCGGACTACGTCGTGGCCGAAGACCCGGATGGTGCCTGCCTGGTGGCGCAGCAGGGAGGTGAGCAGGCCGATGAGGGTGGTCTTGCCGGCGCCGTTGGGGCCGAGCAGGCCGAAGAAGGCGCCCTCGGGGATGGCGAGATCCACCCCGGCCAGGCCGGTCCGGCCGCCGGGGTAGTCCTTGGCGACGCCCTCCATGGTCACGGCCGGGATGGTCATACGCCGACCTCCGGGGCGAGGCCCACCTGCTCGCCGTTGCGGTCGACGGCGCAGACCTCGATCCCGGTGCCGGCGGGCAGGTAGGCGCCGGCGCGGTCGCGGGCCAGCGTAGCGATGCGATTCCCCAGGGGGACTCCGGCCTCGCGACAGGCGTCGAGCGCCTCAATGCTGGTGTTGCTGGCGGTGATCCGCTCACACAGCGCCGCGTCGGCGCTGGCCTCCGCCGCCTGCCGGGCCAGGAAGTCGAGATCGATGGCCGACTTGCGGCTGTGGGTGTCCAGGTGGCCGGCGGCGAACTTGCTCAGCTTGCCGAAGCCGGCGACCAGGAGGAGGGCGGGCAGCGGCCGGCGGCGCAGGTATTTCAGGACGGCGCCGAAGGCGTCCCCCATCTCGATGAGGGCGAGATCCTCGAGGCCGTACTGGCGCCGAGCGAAGTCCTCGCTGGTGCCGCCGGTACAGGCCGCGACCCGCTGCAGGCCGTTGCTGCGGGCGACCTCGATGGCCTGGTGGATGGAGGCGATATAGGCGCTGCAGGAGAACGGGCGGACGATGCCGGTGGTCCCCAGTATCGATATCCCGCCCCGGATCCCCAGGCGCGGATTCATGGTCCGCTCGGCGATGCGCTCGCCGTCGTCGACCCCCACGGTAACCTCGAAGCCGCCGGGGTGGCCGGCCTCCGCCGCCACCCGCTCCAGGTGCTCGGTGAGCATCCGGCGCGGTACCGGGTTGATGGCTGGCTCTCCCGCCGGGACGGGGAGGCCGGGCCGGGTGACGGTGCCCACGCCGGCGCCGGCGAGGAAGGCGATCCCGGCGTCCGGGGTGGCGCGGACCCGCGCCCAGACCCGGGCGCCGTGGGTGGCGTCGGGGTCGTCCCCGGCATCCTTGATGGTCCCGGCCTCGCCGGCACCTTCCAGGGCGCGGCTATCGTGCAGGGGCAGGGTGACCGCCTCGCCGCGGGGCAGGGTCACGGGCACCGGGTCCGGGGCGCGCTGGCCCAGGGCGAGGCGCGCGGCGGCCACGGCCGCGGCGGTGGCGCAGACTCCGGTGGTGAGGCCGGTACGCAGGGTAGCAGTCTCCACCTTCGGCCCCGGCCCCGCCGCGTGCGGCTCGCCTTCCACCGTCATTCGCCCGGTTTCTCCCCGGCATCCACGGCAGCCGGACCCAGGGTGGACTGCAGGTTGACCACCTCGCCGACGATGAGCACCGCCGGCGACTGCAGCTCCAGACCCTCCGCCCGGGCCGGGAGGCCGCCCAGGGTGCCGGTGACCACCCGCTGGGTCTCCAGGGTGCCGTGCTCCACCAGAGCGGCGGGCATGGTGGCCGGCGCCCCGGCGGCGACCATCTCGTGGCAGACCCGCTCCAGGCCGTGGAGCCCCATGTAGACCACTACCGTCTGCTGCGGCCGGACCAGGGCGGCCCAGTCCAGCTCGGTGCCGCCCTCGCGGCGGTGGGCGGTGACGAACTGGCAGCGGTAGGCGTGGTCACGGTGGGTCAGCGGGATCCCGGCGTAGGCGGCGCAGCCGCCGGCGGCGGTGATCCCGGGGATGACCCGAACCGGGATCCCCTCGGCGGCCAGGGCGGCGGCCTCCTCGCCGCCGCGGCCGAAGACGAAGGGGTCGCCCCCCTTGAGGCGGACCACGTAGCGGCCCTCCCGCGCCCGGGCCACCATGAGTTCGTTGAGGGCATCCTGGCGGTAGTGGTGCCGGGCCCGCGCCTTGCCCACGTAGACCCGTTCGGCCTCCGGGTTGGCCATGTCCAGGATGGCCTCCGGGATCAGCCGGTCATGCAGCAGGACCTCGGCCTGTCGCAGGGCGTCGGCGGCGTGGAGGGTGAGCAGCCCGGGGTCGCCGGGGCCGGCGCCCACCAGGTCCACGCGACCGGGTTCGATGGAGGGTGTGGTCGGATCGGTCATGGCGCAAACAGGGCGGCGATGGCCTCCGGGTTGGAGGGGAACCAGGCGTGGAGGTAGGTGGCGGTGAGCCGGCCGTCGCGGTAGACGGCCTCGGCGGCGGAGCCGCCGTCCCGGGCGCGGCGGCAGTGGGCGATGGGCTCCAGGCCCACCTCGGCGCGGCTGTGGTGGAAGGTGTGGCCGCGCAGGTCGCCCTCGGGCAGCGGCGCCTCCTGCAGGCCCAGCCCCTGGAGCTTGCCGGCCATCTCCCCCCGTCCCTGCAGGAGCCCGGCCATGGCGGCGGCGTGGCCCTCGGTGTCCGCCAGCTCCTCCAGCAGGTAGAGCAGGCCGCCACACTCGGCGAGCAGGGGGCGGCCGGCGGCGTGGTGTTCCCGCAGGTCGGCCTTCAGGCCCTCGTTGGCGGCCAGGGCGTCCAGGTGGAGTTCCGGGTAGCCGCCGGGGATCCAGACGGCATCGGCGGCGGGCAGGCGATCCCCGGCCACGGGGGAGAAGAAGACCGTCTCCACCCCCATGGCCTCCAGTAGCGCCAGGTTGCCGGGGTAGAGGAAGGCAAAGGCGGCATCCCGTGCGATGGCGATGCGCACGCCCTCCAGCCGGGGCACCGGCTCGACCTCCGGGCCGGGCTCGAAGGCCACCGGTTCCGGAAGGTCGGTGATCCCGGCGGCCTCGATGGCGGCCGCGGCCGCCTCCAGGCGCTGGTCCAGGTCGTCGATCTCGCCGGCCTGGACCAGGCCCAGGTGGCGGTCGGGGACGTGGAGCCCCTCGTCCCGGGGGAGGGCGCCGAAGAAGGGGACTCCTGCCGGGGTGGCCGCCTCCAGCATGCGGCCGTGGCCGGCGGAGCCGGTGCGGTTGGCGATGACGCCGGCCATGGTGAGGTCGTCCCGCCAGGTGGCCAGGCCGTGGACCATGGCGCCGAAGGTCTGACCCATGCCGCTGGCGTCCACCAGGGCCATTACCGGCAGGCCGAAGGCCACGGCGAGATCGGCGCCGGAGGGGTCGCCGTCGAACAGGCCCATGGAGCCCTCCACCAGGATGAGGTCGGCCTCCTCGGCGGCCTCGGCCAGCATCCGGCGGCACGCCTCTTCCCCGACCATCCACAGGTGCAGCGGCTCCACCGGATGGCCGGCGGCGCGCTCCAGGACCATGGGATCCAGGAAGTCGGGGCCGGTCTTGAAGACCCGCACCCGCCGGCCCTGGTTGCGGTGGTAGCGGGCCAGCCCGGCGGTGACGGTGGTCTTGCCGTGGCCGGAGCCGGGGGCGGCGATGAAGGCGGCGGGGCAGGAGCGGCTCATGCGGCCACCCCCCGGCCGGCGTAGTTCAGCCGGCCTCGGGCTCCGGCCCCGGCGGGGCATCCTCGAAGATGGTCGCCTCCTCCAGGGTGCAGGCGACGCTGGCCAGGCTCACCGCCTCCCCGGGCCCGTGGGCGTGCAGGACCCAGTGGTCCGCCTCGTCCCGCCGGTAGAGTTCCACGCTCCCCTGCGCCGGGTCGATGAGCAGGTACTCCTGCAGCGAGGGGAGTTGGCGATAGGCGGCGAACTTCTGCCCCCGGTCGAAGGCCTCCGTGGAGGGAGAGAGGACCTCCGCAATCAGTGTCGGTGCGGTCTTGTAATGGCTGCGCTCCCGGTCGGCCGGGTCGCAGGTGACCAGGACATCGGGATAGAAGAAGGCGTCCGCTGCGTCGACGCGGACCTTCATGTCCGCCATGAAACTGCGACAGGGGCCGCCCCGCAGATGATCGCGAAGTGCCGACGCGATATTCAGCGAGATCGTGGCATGGCGATCCGACGCCCCGCCCATGGCGAAGGCCTCCCCGGCCACGAATTCGTGCTTGCCGGGCTGTTCCGCCTCCCAGGCCAGGAACTCCTCGCTGGTAAAAGTCGTGCTCGCTGCCTCGCCCATGGTCGTCCCTCCCGGTACCCGACGCATCGATTGTAGCAGCCCCGATTGTAGCAACGCCGGCCACGGGATTCGCCGGGATCACAGCTCGACCCCCTTCTGCGCCTTCACCCCCGCCTCGAAGGCGTGCTTCTCCTTGCGCATGTCGGTGACGGTGTCGGCGATCTCGATGAGGTCCTGCGGCGCGCCGCGGCCGGTGATGACCACGTGCTGCATGGGCGGGCGGTTGGCCAGGTCCTCCAGCACCGTGGGCAGGTCGAGGAAGTCCTTCTTCAGGGCGATGTTCAGCTCGTCGAGCAGCACCAGGTCGATGGTCTCATCCTGGAGCAGGGCGCGGGCCTGGGCCCAGGCGGCCTCGGCCATCTCCACGTCCCGGCTGCGGTCCTGGGTCTCCCAGGTGTAGCCCTCGCCCATGACGTGGTAGGTCACGTTGTCGAACTGGCGGAAGAAGGCCTCCTCGCCGGTGGCGAACTGGCCCTTGATGAACTGGACGATGCCCACCCGCTGGCCGTGGCCCAGGGCGCGGGCCACCATGCCGAAGCCGGCGCTGCTCTTGCCCTTGCCGGTGCCGGTGTTGACGATGATGACGCCGCGCTCGTCGCTGGCCTCACGGATGCGAGCGTCCATGATCTCCTTCTTCTTCTGCATGCGCTCGCGGTAGCGGGCGTCGGTCTGCTCTTCGCTCATGTCGGTTCCCTGGTTGAGGGCGGTGGTTCGTGGGGCTGTTTACTCGTTCCCCCGGTCCTGCCCGCCCTGGATCATGATCAGCTTGCCGGTCTCGGGATCGCGGTAGACCTGGCCCATGCGCTCGAAGCCGGAGCCGGCGTCGCCGGCCCCCTCGGGGACCTCGGGTAGCTCCCGGCCCTGGGTGACCTCCTGGCGGGAGAGTTCCTCGAGGGGGTGGTCCTGGCCGTTCTGGCTGGCGGCGAGGGCGGCGATGAGGCCCACGGCGAAGACCAGCATGATGTCCACCAGGTTGGCCATGGGGCCCATGGGCTCGGCGTCGGCCTCGTCGAAGCGGCCCCGCGCCCAGTCACGCCCGGCCACGGTCGCCCTCCAGCGCGTCCAGCAGGTGATCGTACCAGCGCCGGCGCACCCGGCCGAGGATGAAGCCGACGATGCCCACCAGCAGGCCCATGACGGTGGTGTCGAAGGCCACCGTCACCGCCTGGGCGAGGGTCTGCAGCTCGCCGCGACCCAGGGCGGCCAGGCCGGGGCCCAGCGGGATGAGCGTGCCCATGAGGCCGAGCATGGGGCCGACCCGCGCGATGAGGTCGGCGCGCTCGATGCGCCCCCGGCCCACCCGGGAGGCGATGGCCGCATTGCCGGCCTGGCGGAGCCGCCGGATCCCGCTGAAGCCCTCGCCCAGGGCCTGGCCCACCTCCCACACCGCCAGGGCCACCAGCAGCGCCAGGGCGGCGAGCACCGGCTCCAGGAGCCAGCTCACCCCGGCGTGGACCCACTGCACCAGTACGCCATCAAACATGGTTGCCTCCGCTTCGCATCCCGTTGTAGAGGCCGCCCGCCAGCAGGAGCAGTGCCAGGCCCCCCGTGGCCCACAGGAACCAGGGCAGGTGGCTGTCCCGCTGCTGCTCCTGTTGCCGTTCCCGTTGCTGTTCGGCCTGTTGCTGCCCCTGGCGCTCGGGCGATGCGCCGGTTTCCTCGCGGGCCACCTCGGCCGCCGAACGGCTGGACTGTTGCTCCGGGGGCTGGCGGACCTCGGTCACCGACGTCACGCCGCCCTCGGCTCCCTGCGGCTGGGCGCCGCCGGCGGCCCGGAGCCGCTGGTCCAGGGCCCGGGCCAGGTCGTCCCCGATCTGCGCCTTTACGTGGTCGAAGACCGGGTGCTTCGGCCGGGTGTGGCCGGAGCCGGGCAGGCCGTTCTCGACCACCGCCTTCGCCAGCTTCTCGGCCAGCTCCTTTTGGGTCGCCTGGGAGGCGTCCCAGAACTCTTTCTGGATGGCCACGTTCATGATGGCGAGCATGTTGGTGCGCACGTGGGCGCGGTTGCCCTCGGCCAGGAACTCGTCGAGCTGGAGGTCGTGCTTGTCGTCCATGTAGACCGACTTCACCTCCTGCCACACCCAGTCGTCGATGATCCGGGGATTGGTGACCTGCCAGCCCCACAGGTACTCCATGAACTTGGAGCCCATGGTGCGGGCGCCGGCGTAGCCGTGCTCCATCTGGCCCTTGAGCCAGGCGGGGTTGAGGTAGCGGCCGCGCAGCTCCTGGAGCAGGGCGCTCTCCAGCCCCTGCATCTGCGGGTCATCCGGGTTCGAGTGGTCGATGATGCGATTGTCCGGCGCGGTGCCGGAGACCGCCTCCACGGCCATGGAGAGCCCGCCCAGGTAGTCGAAGGCGTCGTTGTTGTCCATGAGGCCGTAGAGGTTGGAGGCCCGCCCCAGGTAGGTGCGCTCAACGCGGCCCAGGTTGCGGGTCAGGCCGTCGTGGGCCGATTCGCCGCCGGCCTCGGCGCCGTAGACGTGGCCCATGCGGCGTCGGTAGGCATCGGCGATCTCGCCGCGCTCCTTCCAGGAGCCGGAGCGCTCCGCCATGCGGTTGACGCCGGCGCCGTAGCTCCCCGGGGCGTCGCCGTAGATGCGGTAGATGGCGTCCTGGCCGGCGGCGGCCGGATCGGCGCCCTGGTCCACGGCCTCCCGGGTATCGGCGACCCAGTGGGCGGCCACGAGGTTGCGCGCCAGGGATTCGGTGCCGGCGTCGCGCAGCTCGCCCAGGGGCTTCAGGGCCGCCTCCAGGGCGGGTGTGAGCGCCGGGTGCTTCTCGCGGATGGTCTGGCTGGCGCCGTCCAGGGCCAGGCGCACCGACTGGTCCAGCCAGCCGTTGAGCTGGCCGTAGAGGTCGCGGAAGAGGCCGGAGGTGGTGAAGAGGACGTCGCGGCGGTAGCGGCCGGACTCCAGCGGCTGGCGCTGGATGCCCTCGACGATACCGCGGCTGTTCCAGACCGGCTTGATGCCCAGCATGTCCAGGCCGAAGGCCACCATCGCACCCTCGTCACGCACCGTGTCCGAGGCCCAGAGGACCACCGCCTCGCTGCCCTTCGGCGCACCGTCGCTCCCCTCTTCCCGGGCGTTCTCGGCCATGCGCACGCCCATCTCCCAGCCCACCCGGCTGGGTAGCAGGTTGCCGTTAAGACCGAAGAAGTTGCGCCCGGTGGGCAGCACCTCCGGGGTGCGGATGGGGTCGTTGCCCTTGCCCGGGGCGACGAACTCGCCGTCCAGGCCAGCCAGCAGGGCGTCCATCTCCCTCTGCGGCGAGACGCGCAGCTTGCGTCGCCACTCGTCGCGGACCTCGCCGGCCCCGGCCATGGACTGGAGCATCATGCGCCGTTCCTCCGCCGCCCAGTCGGTGCCGAAGATGTGCAGCCCGCGGGGCATGAACTCCTCCTGCATCTCGGTGAGGTGGTGGCCCACCTCGTGGACCAGGAGGTCGCCGCCCACCTTGTCCAGGGTGAGATCCGGGTTATTGCGCTCGGCGCGCAGTTCCGACTCCAGCTCGCCGGCCATGTCCAGCTCGGCGATCTTGGCGCGGATCCGCTCCAGGGCGCGCTCGCGGGCGGCGGTGCTGCCCTGGCCCTCCGCCGACTCGAAGCTCTCCACCAGGCCGCGCAGTTGCAGGAGCTGGTCGTAGAGGGGCGTGG
Coding sequences within it:
- the cobO gene encoding cob(I)yrinic acid a,c-diamide adenosyltransferase, which codes for MSEEQTDARYRERMQKKKEIMDARIREASDERGVIIVNTGTGKGKSSAGFGMVARALGHGQRVGIVQFIKGQFATGEEAFFRQFDNVTYHVMGEGYTWETQDRSRDVEMAEAAWAQARALLQDETIDLVLLDELNIALKKDFLDLPTVLEDLANRPPMQHVVITGRGAPQDLIEIADTVTDMRKEKHAFEAGVKAQKGVEL
- a CDS encoding DUF2149 domain-containing protein; translation: MGPMANLVDIMLVFAVGLIAALAASQNGQDHPLEELSRQEVTQGRELPEVPEGAGDAGSGFERMGQVYRDPETGKLIMIQGGQDRGNE
- a CDS encoding cobyrinate a,c-diamide synthase → MSRSCPAAFIAAPGSGHGKTTVTAGLARYHRNQGRRVRVFKTGPDFLDPMVLERAAGHPVEPLHLWMVGEEACRRMLAEAAEEADLILVEGSMGLFDGDPSGADLAVAFGLPVMALVDASGMGQTFGAMVHGLATWRDDLTMAGVIANRTGSAGHGRMLEAATPAGVPFFGALPRDEGLHVPDRHLGLVQAGEIDDLDQRLEAAAAAIEAAGITDLPEPVAFEPGPEVEPVPRLEGVRIAIARDAAFAFLYPGNLALLEAMGVETVFFSPVAGDRLPAADAVWIPGGYPELHLDALAANEGLKADLREHHAAGRPLLAECGGLLYLLEELADTEGHAAAMAGLLQGRGEMAGKLQGLGLQEAPLPEGDLRGHTFHHSRAEVGLEPIAHCRRARDGGSAAEAVYRDGRLTATYLHAWFPSNPEAIAALFAP
- a CDS encoding Uma2 family endonuclease, yielding MGEAASTTFTSEEFLAWEAEQPGKHEFVAGEAFAMGGASDRHATISLNIASALRDHLRGGPCRSFMADMKVRVDAADAFFYPDVLVTCDPADRERSHYKTAPTLIAEVLSPSTEAFDRGQKFAAYRQLPSLQEYLLIDPAQGSVELYRRDEADHWVLHAHGPGEAVSLASVACTLEEATIFEDAPPGPEPEAG
- a CDS encoding cobalt-precorrin-5B (C(1))-methyltransferase; the protein is MTVEGEPHAAGPGPKVETATLRTGLTTGVCATAAAVAAARLALGQRAPDPVPVTLPRGEAVTLPLHDSRALEGAGEAGTIKDAGDDPDATHGARVWARVRATPDAGIAFLAGAGVGTVTRPGLPVPAGEPAINPVPRRMLTEHLERVAAEAGHPGGFEVTVGVDDGERIAERTMNPRLGIRGGISILGTTGIVRPFSCSAYIASIHQAIEVARSNGLQRVAACTGGTSEDFARRQYGLEDLALIEMGDAFGAVLKYLRRRPLPALLLVAGFGKLSKFAAGHLDTHSRKSAIDLDFLARQAAEASADAALCERITASNTSIEALDACREAGVPLGNRIATLARDRAGAYLPAGTGIEVCAVDRNGEQVGLAPEVGV
- a CDS encoding ABC transporter ATP-binding protein codes for the protein MTIPAVTMEGVAKDYPGGRTGLAGVDLAIPEGAFFGLLGPNGAGKTTLIGLLTSLLRHQAGTIRVFGHDVVRQPVAARRLIGLVPQEVNFNSFEPVGEIVETQAAYYGLSPRQARQRTGEVLARLGLADRRHQTAWGLSGGLKRRLMLARALVHQPRLLVLDEPTAGLDLAARHDLWALLRELNADGVTILLTTHYLEEAEELCRELAIIDGGELIARGTTGDLLRSLDHQTLVLELAVPTAELPVLADAAVRRVDDHTLELDIPRGTPVNQPLADLHRQGVTVAGLRNRSNRLEALFLELTGGGQA
- a CDS encoding MotA/TolQ/ExbB proton channel family protein — translated: MFDGVLVQWVHAGVSWLLEPVLAALALLVALAVWEVGQALGEGFSGIRRLRQAGNAAIASRVGRGRIERADLIARVGPMLGLMGTLIPLGPGLAALGRGELQTLAQAVTVAFDTTVMGLLVGIVGFILGRVRRRWYDHLLDALEGDRGRA
- the cobA gene encoding uroporphyrinogen-III C-methyltransferase encodes the protein MTDPTTPSIEPGRVDLVGAGPGDPGLLTLHAADALRQAEVLLHDRLIPEAILDMANPEAERVYVGKARARHHYRQDALNELMVARAREGRYVVRLKGGDPFVFGRGGEEAAALAAEGIPVRVIPGITAAGGCAAYAGIPLTHRDHAYRCQFVTAHRREGGTELDWAALVRPQQTVVVYMGLHGLERVCHEMVAAGAPATMPAALVEHGTLETQRVVTGTLGGLPARAEGLELQSPAVLIVGEVVNLQSTLGPAAVDAGEKPGE